In Candidatus Sulfurimonas marisnigri, a single genomic region encodes these proteins:
- a CDS encoding COG3014 family protein gives MKLLKHLLFATLLPLLFGGCVSNLANSIGVDLSNSSQQDKMYIAGRYAEAATLAYESKDKRASLDEANLLSTLKAGNSYFYAKDYINSIKMLDESEDIIKFHHEETIGGSVADYMSQLMLNDAAIDYHATISEAIMVNTYKSLDYMALGKHAQARVELNRAIDRQRRAKETYAELIGKQKDAIAEKRREKRSAGFDKTLSNPTIKSIAQRNYSSLEQFQAYPDFVNPFTTYLAGLFFAIEGDYSKSSSLLKEVHGMVPKNKTVKADFEMVEDALSGKPISEKYVWIIYENGLGAVKSEYRINIPMFLFSPRLVYAGIALPKMHTREQATSSITVFSQGEKEQETSLVADMDRVVLTEFNYSYNDILTRAVFSAILKTYAQYRANEKGGAVLGMAAGIFQSLTTHADTRVWNSLPKNFQIARVKMPLDGKLLLKAGVKNLDVNLDTNAKYAVIYVKIPTVISIPSVSIINFY, from the coding sequence ATGAAATTATTAAAACATTTACTTTTTGCTACTCTCTTGCCTCTGTTATTTGGGGGATGTGTATCTAATCTTGCAAACTCTATAGGTGTTGATTTAAGCAACTCCTCGCAGCAGGACAAAATGTATATTGCAGGTCGTTATGCAGAAGCGGCAACCCTAGCATATGAGAGTAAAGATAAAAGAGCTTCATTAGATGAGGCAAACTTACTCTCAACTCTAAAAGCAGGAAACTCATATTTTTATGCAAAAGATTATATTAACAGCATTAAGATGCTTGATGAATCAGAAGATATTATAAAATTTCACCACGAAGAGACGATTGGGGGAAGTGTGGCAGACTACATGTCACAGTTGATGCTTAATGATGCGGCAATAGATTATCACGCAACAATAAGTGAAGCGATTATGGTGAACACATATAAGTCACTAGATTATATGGCACTAGGAAAGCATGCGCAAGCTAGAGTTGAACTAAATCGCGCTATTGACCGTCAAAGACGTGCAAAAGAGACATATGCAGAGTTGATAGGTAAGCAAAAAGATGCAATCGCAGAAAAAAGGAGAGAGAAAAGAAGTGCTGGATTTGATAAAACACTCTCTAATCCAACAATTAAAAGCATAGCACAAAGAAACTACTCATCTTTGGAGCAGTTTCAGGCTTATCCTGATTTTGTGAATCCATTTACAACCTATTTAGCAGGTCTGTTTTTTGCAATAGAGGGTGACTACTCAAAATCATCATCACTTTTAAAAGAGGTGCATGGGATGGTGCCAAAAAATAAAACCGTAAAAGCTGATTTTGAGATGGTAGAAGATGCACTCTCGGGCAAGCCCATTAGTGAAAAGTATGTATGGATTATATATGAAAACGGTTTAGGAGCTGTCAAGTCTGAGTATAGAATAAATATACCAATGTTTCTCTTCTCTCCTAGATTAGTATATGCAGGGATAGCTTTGCCAAAAATGCATACAAGAGAGCAGGCAACATCAAGTATAACTGTTTTTTCTCAAGGGGAAAAAGAGCAAGAGACATCATTGGTGGCTGATATGGACAGAGTTGTATTAACTGAGTTTAACTACTCGTATAACGATATTTTAACACGGGCTGTATTCTCAGCAATATTAAAAACATATGCACAGTATAGAGCAAATGAGAAAGGTGGAGCGGTTCTTGGTATGGCAGCTGGTATTTTCCAGTCCTTAACAACACATGCTGATACTAGAGTTTGGAATTCTTTGCCAAAAAATTTCCAAATTGCAAGAGTAAAAATGCCTCTGGACGGTAAACTACTCCTTAAAGCGGGAGTGAAAAATTTAGATGTCAATCTTGACACAAATGCTAAATATGCTGTTATTTATGTTAAAATCCCAACAGTAATTTCAATACCAAGCGTTAGTATTATTAACTTTTATTAA
- a CDS encoding sensor histidine kinase codes for MSIRPHRYKVILILTFIISFSIMFFVITNDKNKRIKEHLRQVILTNQMNYDVNLRMYKKLSQQTFDLIVEQPDVLNILQEAQSASETKRSLLREKLYDLTKEKYAKLVKLGVLQFQFVFPNNKDFLRVHKHGKFGDDLTGIRYSFNYVNKHKKPIEGFEGGRTTHAYRFVYPVFSNKSNYLGSVEISFSSGALQESMEKNHNTHTHFIVNKKLFNTNLWKPEIFQKYLPSVENENYLYTVTSNMDVSERENEKKIIDKFMKKDIEKNLKHEKSFALYQEFDNFVKVVTFIPVSHTDNKSVAAYLVSHTTSDDIAHLLNDFRNINVLLSVFLLVLFYFIYRILKSNTNIKIAQKETKSIINFLPSIMILNRNKNMIEVNLKFLMFFNQHKDIDDFLEHYECICDLFEEYDDENYIQETYVNKVYWTDYVKNNKDKIHKAMIIKDGKQHHFTVKVREVIYKNETTDIVQLIEITKELELNNSIKEKEKQLFQQAKMASMGEMIGNIAHQWRQPLNIISVMNMKVEFLLELNETINYDDYEPISKSIAGQLEYMTKTIDDFRSYYNPNKLKENFSIKQSIQDVYNLIYPQLNSHSVDLIITEDSDNEELIIYGHANEFKQVIINMVNNSKDAILHCQENDKDKAGKIEISIKKMNDEIIITIKDNGGGIPLDIIDKIYEPYFTTKHKSKGTGLGLNMSHQIITDHMNGTIVVYNLEHNKEDAGTIFIITLPINKNNNIS; via the coding sequence ATGTCAATAAGGCCACATAGATACAAAGTCATTCTTATTTTGACTTTTATTATTTCATTTTCTATTATGTTTTTTGTAATCACAAATGACAAAAATAAAAGAATCAAAGAACATTTACGTCAAGTTATATTAACTAATCAAATGAACTATGATGTTAATTTAAGAATGTATAAAAAGTTATCGCAACAGACCTTTGATTTAATAGTTGAGCAGCCAGATGTTTTAAATATTTTACAAGAGGCTCAAAGTGCAAGTGAAACAAAAAGATCTTTATTAAGAGAAAAACTATATGATTTAACAAAAGAGAAATATGCAAAATTAGTAAAACTGGGTGTTTTACAATTTCAATTTGTTTTTCCAAATAATAAAGATTTTTTAAGAGTACATAAGCATGGAAAATTTGGGGATGATTTAACAGGTATTAGATATAGTTTTAATTATGTAAACAAGCATAAAAAACCTATAGAGGGGTTTGAGGGTGGAAGAACTACCCACGCATATAGATTTGTATATCCAGTTTTTTCAAATAAAAGCAACTATCTAGGAAGTGTGGAAATCTCTTTTTCATCCGGGGCTCTTCAAGAATCAATGGAAAAAAATCACAATACACACACCCATTTTATTGTGAATAAAAAACTATTTAATACAAACTTATGGAAACCTGAGATTTTTCAGAAATATCTACCAAGTGTTGAAAATGAAAATTACCTATATACTGTTACTTCAAACATGGATGTAAGTGAAAGAGAAAATGAAAAGAAAATAATAGATAAGTTCATGAAGAAAGATATAGAAAAAAACCTGAAACACGAAAAATCTTTTGCTCTATATCAGGAGTTTGATAATTTTGTTAAGGTTGTGACGTTTATTCCTGTAAGTCATACTGACAATAAAAGTGTGGCTGCATATTTAGTCTCACATACAACCAGTGATGATATAGCGCATCTCCTCAATGATTTTAGAAATATTAACGTGCTGTTGAGTGTTTTTTTATTGGTTTTATTTTATTTTATTTACAGGATTTTAAAATCAAATACTAATATAAAGATTGCTCAGAAGGAGACAAAATCAATCATAAATTTTTTGCCTTCAATAATGATACTAAATAGAAATAAAAATATGATAGAAGTTAATTTAAAATTTCTAATGTTTTTTAATCAACACAAAGATATAGATGATTTCTTAGAGCATTATGAGTGCATTTGTGATTTATTTGAAGAATACGATGATGAAAACTACATTCAAGAAACATACGTTAATAAAGTTTATTGGACAGATTACGTAAAAAATAATAAAGATAAAATACACAAAGCTATGATTATAAAAGATGGTAAGCAACACCACTTTACAGTTAAGGTTAGAGAAGTTATCTATAAAAATGAGACTACAGATATAGTACAACTAATTGAAATAACAAAAGAACTAGAGTTGAACAATAGTATAAAAGAGAAAGAAAAACAACTTTTTCAGCAAGCTAAAATGGCGTCAATGGGAGAGATGATAGGCAATATAGCTCATCAGTGGAGACAACCTTTAAATATAATAAGCGTTATGAATATGAAAGTAGAATTTTTGCTAGAGTTAAATGAGACTATAAATTATGATGATTATGAACCGATTTCAAAATCAATAGCAGGACAACTTGAATATATGACAAAAACTATTGATGATTTTAGAAGTTATTATAATCCAAATAAATTAAAAGAAAACTTCAGTATTAAACAAAGCATACAAGATGTTTATAATCTAATTTACCCTCAATTAAATAGCCATTCAGTAGATCTTATCATAACAGAGGATTCTGATAATGAAGAGTTAATTATATATGGTCATGCAAATGAGTTTAAGCAGGTTATTATAAATATGGTGAATAATTCAAAAGATGCTATTTTACACTGCCAAGAAAATGATAAAGATAAAGCGGGGAAAATAGAAATATCTATTAAAAAAATGAACGATGAAATTATTATTACCATTAAAGATAATGGTGGAGGGATACCTCTTGATATAATCGATAAAATATATGAACCATATTTTACAACTAAACATAAATCTAAAGGGACTGGACTTGGTCTAAATATGAGTCATCAAATTATTACTGATCATATGAATGGAACAATAGTGGTTTATAATTTAGAACACAACAAAGAAGATGCAGGTACAATTTTTATTATAACTTTACCTATAAATAAGAATAATAATATTAGTTGA
- the lpoB gene encoding penicillin-binding protein activator LpoB, with translation MRRTIRWTLILGVTGLLFSGCATKTTNIDINNDKGDAVMGLDYRDFQGAAQDMIESLLASGAVNKPNGERYVLVVSRIINDTMQHIDTDQLVKKIRVGLLRSGKVVVTTAVGVNGAEDTMAMKTRKELRVDDEFNQKTVAGKGSMIAPDLSLSGKILQRNIRVDKSTQRVEYYFQMSLTDIKTGLAFWEDERVIGKRGSNKSVAW, from the coding sequence ATGCGACGAACAATACGATGGACATTAATCTTAGGTGTAACTGGCCTCTTATTTAGTGGATGTGCAACAAAAACCACAAATATTGATATAAACAACGATAAGGGTGATGCAGTTATGGGACTTGACTACCGTGACTTTCAAGGTGCAGCTCAAGATATGATTGAGTCACTACTAGCTTCAGGAGCTGTAAATAAACCTAATGGTGAGCGTTATGTTCTTGTAGTTTCTAGAATTATCAATGACACAATGCAACATATTGACACTGATCAGTTAGTTAAAAAAATAAGGGTAGGTCTACTTCGCAGTGGTAAAGTTGTTGTAACAACAGCTGTTGGAGTAAATGGTGCTGAAGATACAATGGCCATGAAAACTAGAAAAGAGCTTCGAGTAGATGACGAGTTCAATCAAAAAACAGTTGCTGGAAAAGGGTCAATGATTGCACCTGATTTGAGCCTTTCAGGAAAAATTCTACAACGTAATATTCGTGTAGATAAATCAACACAACGTGTAGAGTACTATTTTCAAATGTCTTTAACAGACATTAAAACAGGTTTGGCTTTTTGGGAAGATGAGCGTGTTATCGGAAAACGCGGTAGCAATAAATCTGTAGCGTGGTAA
- a CDS encoding YcfL family protein, with amino-acid sequence MRSSILIILALVAFFGCSKSPEPAGTIVKVVNGCGNSDIVITDIKGRKKPDGFMQAQVIGENSSNNYQALEYRVVWFDKEGFKIDSILSIWKKAPAYASQPFYINATSPSTKARTFRLYIKKDKEIICDEQYDGH; translated from the coding sequence ATGAGGTCAAGCATATTAATAATTTTAGCATTAGTTGCTTTCTTTGGTTGTAGTAAATCACCGGAACCTGCTGGTACAATAGTCAAAGTTGTTAATGGATGTGGTAATAGTGATATTGTAATTACAGATATTAAAGGTAGAAAAAAGCCTGATGGTTTTATGCAGGCTCAGGTAATTGGTGAAAATAGTTCTAACAATTATCAGGCTCTGGAATATCGTGTCGTTTGGTTTGATAAAGAGGGCTTTAAGATAGATAGTATCCTTTCTATCTGGAAAAAAGCTCCAGCTTATGCAAGTCAACCTTTTTACATTAACGCAACATCACCAAGTACAAAAGCGAGAACATTTCGCCTATATATAAAAAAAGATAAGGAAATAATATGCGACGAACAATACGATGGACATTAA